Proteins encoded by one window of Deinococcus yavapaiensis KR-236:
- a CDS encoding branched-chain amino acid ABC transporter permease: MNTQLMFIQVFNGLVNGAFFALLSLGLAVIFGLLRIVNFAHGALYMLGAFVAFALGQALGLGFWPALILAPLLVGALGVALERGLLRRLYGLDPSYNLLLTFGLTLLVQDVIKQVMLSRYAVSSAPYTIPQELVGATNLGFVFFPTYRLFVIVFALVVCLATWFVIERTRVGAVIRAATENPTVTQAFGIDVSRWVTIVFGLGVALAALAGVLAAPIYSVEPYMGSELIIVTFAVVVIGGMGSILGSVVTGFAVGVLVALGSALYPPIANTLVFVLMALVLLLRPNGLFGLPEAK, encoded by the coding sequence GTGAACACGCAACTCATGTTCATTCAAGTGTTCAACGGCCTCGTGAACGGCGCGTTCTTCGCGCTTCTGTCGCTGGGGCTCGCCGTGATCTTCGGGCTTTTGCGCATCGTGAACTTCGCGCACGGCGCGCTGTACATGCTGGGCGCGTTCGTGGCGTTCGCGCTCGGGCAGGCGCTCGGCTTGGGCTTCTGGCCCGCGCTGATTCTCGCGCCTCTCCTCGTCGGGGCGCTCGGCGTTGCCCTCGAACGCGGCTTGCTGCGCCGCCTGTACGGCCTCGATCCGAGCTACAACTTGCTGCTCACGTTCGGCTTGACGCTCTTGGTGCAAGACGTCATCAAGCAGGTGATGCTGTCGCGGTACGCCGTGTCGAGCGCGCCGTACACCATTCCGCAGGAGCTCGTCGGCGCGACGAACCTCGGCTTCGTGTTCTTCCCGACGTACCGTCTGTTCGTGATCGTGTTCGCCCTCGTCGTGTGCCTCGCGACGTGGTTCGTGATCGAGCGGACACGCGTCGGCGCGGTGATTCGCGCGGCGACCGAGAACCCGACGGTGACGCAAGCCTTCGGAATTGACGTGAGCCGCTGGGTGACGATCGTGTTCGGCCTCGGCGTGGCGCTCGCCGCGCTCGCCGGGGTGCTGGCCGCGCCGATCTACAGCGTCGAGCCCTACATGGGCTCCGAGCTCATCATCGTGACGTTCGCGGTCGTGGTGATCGGCGGCATGGGCAGCATCCTCGGCTCGGTCGTGACGGGCTTCGCCGTCGGCGTGCTCGTCGCGCTCGGCTCGGCCCTCTACCCACCGATCGCGAATACCCTCGTGTTCGTGTTGATGGCGCTCGTGTTGCTGCTTCGTCCGAACGGACTGTTCGGCTTGCCGGAGGCGAAGTGA
- a CDS encoding branched-chain amino acid ABC transporter permease, whose amino-acid sequence MTALPLTRGRGRTGWALTLIVCAAVLLVLPHVIYPVLALDILAFGLFAVAFDLLFGFSGLLSFGHAAFWGVSAYATAYLLGHGQSVPVALLGGLLAAVLIAWPIGFLSVRSIGIYFSMITLAFAQMLSFLALQWTDVTGGENGLQGLARPNLLGLDFSNGFHRYYFALAVFAVGFFAAYRTVRSPFGKTLVAVRDNETRARSVGYSPTRFKLTAFVISAALSGLAGALFVFGHGVVSLEVVSWRTSGEVVMMTLLGGTGTLFGPVVGAAVVLLLRDVLSTANLPVGIVTGLVFVLTVLFFRRGVVGTLLGWLARRG is encoded by the coding sequence GTGACGGCCTTGCCCCTCACGCGCGGACGCGGCCGGACCGGGTGGGCGCTCACCTTGATCGTCTGCGCAGCGGTCCTGCTCGTCTTGCCGCACGTCATCTACCCCGTGCTCGCGCTCGACATCCTCGCGTTCGGGTTGTTCGCCGTGGCGTTCGACTTGTTGTTCGGCTTCAGCGGCTTGCTGTCGTTCGGACACGCCGCCTTTTGGGGAGTGAGCGCGTACGCGACGGCGTACCTGCTCGGGCACGGGCAGTCCGTGCCGGTCGCGCTTCTCGGCGGGTTGCTCGCGGCGGTCCTTATCGCGTGGCCGATCGGCTTTCTGTCCGTTCGGTCCATCGGCATCTACTTCTCGATGATCACCTTGGCGTTCGCGCAGATGCTGTCGTTCCTGGCGCTGCAGTGGACGGACGTCACGGGCGGCGAGAACGGCTTGCAAGGCCTTGCCCGGCCGAACCTGCTGGGACTCGACTTCTCGAACGGCTTCCACCGCTACTACTTCGCGCTCGCCGTGTTCGCCGTGGGCTTTTTCGCCGCGTACCGCACGGTACGCTCGCCGTTCGGCAAGACGCTCGTCGCCGTGCGCGACAACGAGACGCGGGCGCGCAGCGTCGGGTACTCGCCGACGCGATTCAAGCTCACGGCCTTCGTGATCTCGGCGGCCCTGTCGGGACTGGCGGGCGCGCTCTTCGTCTTCGGGCACGGCGTGGTCAGCCTGGAGGTCGTGAGTTGGCGCACGTCGGGCGAGGTCGTCATGATGACCTTGCTCGGCGGAACGGGCACGCTGTTCGGTCCGGTCGTCGGCGCGGCGGTCGTGCTGTTGCTGCGCGACGTCCTCTCGACGGCGAATCTGCCCGTTGGCATCGTGACGGGCCTCGTGTTCGTGCTGACGGTGCTGTTCTTCCGGCGAGGCGTCGTGGGCACGCTGCTGGGATGGTTGGCGCGGCGCGGCTGA
- a CDS encoding cytochrome P450, translating to MTTSLPPRPLPLAPGPKGTWPLGSAHAFRQGFLHATTSGWRQYGDLVRFEIAGRTLLIVSHPDFAQHVLVDGAATFPKRDVRFGLGLLLGNGLVTNHDHASWLSQRRMMQPMFHKARLATMAHKMEAAAARLVDRLGAQAGRTVDIDVEMTSVTLDIITQTMFSADLLGEAGKVGPAVAAGTRFVQARIQAPFSPPMSWPTPANKAFTRQKGVIDAIVRRLVDERRASGETKGDLLDMLLEARDEDTGEGMTDEQLRDEVLTIFGAGHETTANTLTFACWVLSQHPDVVARLREELDRVLAGRLPTVADLPNLPFTRAVLDETLRLYPAAPVTSPRRAAHDTELGGWRVPAETNVFVSTFNIHRHPAFWPNAETFDPDRFLTGRLPAHRFAYLPFGAGARKCIGTNLAVMEGALLLATLASRFDFQPAEGFRMELEQTITLRAKNGLPMIVTKR from the coding sequence TTGACCACGTCCCTTCCGCCCCGACCGCTTCCCCTCGCGCCCGGCCCGAAAGGCACGTGGCCGCTCGGAAGCGCCCACGCGTTTCGGCAAGGCTTCTTGCACGCCACGACGAGCGGATGGCGTCAGTACGGCGACCTCGTTCGCTTCGAGATCGCGGGCCGCACCCTGCTGATCGTCTCGCACCCAGACTTCGCGCAGCACGTTCTCGTCGACGGCGCCGCCACCTTTCCCAAGCGCGACGTGCGGTTCGGCCTCGGGCTTCTGCTCGGAAACGGCCTCGTCACGAACCACGATCACGCTTCGTGGCTTTCGCAGCGTCGCATGATGCAGCCGATGTTCCACAAAGCTCGGCTCGCCACGATGGCCCACAAGATGGAAGCGGCGGCCGCGCGACTCGTAGACCGCCTCGGCGCGCAAGCCGGACGAACGGTGGACATCGACGTGGAGATGACGAGCGTCACCCTCGACATCATCACGCAGACGATGTTCAGCGCCGACCTGCTCGGCGAGGCGGGCAAGGTCGGCCCCGCCGTCGCGGCCGGAACGCGCTTCGTGCAAGCGCGCATCCAAGCGCCCTTCTCACCCCCGATGTCTTGGCCGACGCCCGCCAACAAGGCGTTCACGCGGCAAAAAGGCGTGATCGACGCGATCGTGCGGCGTCTCGTCGACGAACGCCGAGCGAGCGGCGAAACCAAAGGTGACCTGCTCGACATGCTGCTCGAAGCGCGCGACGAGGACACCGGTGAAGGCATGACGGACGAACAACTTCGAGACGAGGTCCTCACGATCTTCGGAGCGGGCCACGAAACGACGGCGAATACCCTCACGTTCGCCTGCTGGGTCCTTTCGCAGCATCCGGACGTCGTCGCACGCCTGCGAGAGGAACTCGACCGCGTCCTCGCGGGACGCCTTCCCACGGTCGCAGACCTTCCGAACCTGCCGTTCACGCGCGCCGTCCTCGACGAGACGCTGCGCCTTTACCCCGCCGCGCCCGTCACGAGCCCGAGGCGCGCCGCGCACGACACGGAGCTTGGCGGGTGGCGCGTCCCCGCCGAGACGAACGTCTTCGTGTCCACCTTCAACATCCACCGTCACCCTGCCTTCTGGCCAAACGCCGAGACCTTCGATCCCGACCGTTTCCTGACCGGACGGCTTCCGGCGCACCGCTTCGCGTACCTGCCGTTCGGCGCGGGCGCGAGAAAGTGCATCGGCACGAACCTCGCCGTCATGGAAGGCGCCCTGTTGCTCGCCACCCTGGCCAGCCGCTTCGACTTCCAGCCCGCCGAGGGCTTTCGGATGGAGTTGGAACAAACCATCACCCTGCGCGCCAAAAACGGACTTCCGATGATCGTCACGAAGCGGTGA
- a CDS encoding Gfo/Idh/MocA family protein — protein MDTLNVGILGAGFIAGVVTPAINASRNARVTAVAARDAARAAEFASRHELARHHESYDALLNDPHVDAVYVTLPPALHAPWTLRALAAGKHVLCEKPFAHDAKDARAMNLAAREAGLVLMEAAMYRFHPQFERTQELLSEGVVGDVRVVRGSFFVDLAAFAPTDNFRWQGDMGGGALLDLGYYPVSAARTLLGREPIEVLGVASSTANGVDEAFHGALNFGESTWSSVDAAFAPPFWQGLEVVGTKGVLSLPRPFLPFEDEFLTIFVNGEAQSVRSANHYQRMVEHFADVILRGVPLRYGPEEAVAQMAVLDALGRSARQGSRVSLGEGHEARSNSVAREATLQEPEA, from the coding sequence ATGGACACGTTGAACGTGGGAATCCTCGGGGCCGGGTTCATCGCGGGCGTCGTCACGCCTGCCATCAACGCTTCTCGAAACGCTCGGGTGACCGCCGTGGCCGCAAGGGACGCGGCGCGCGCCGCCGAGTTCGCGTCGCGGCATGAACTCGCGCGGCACCACGAGAGCTACGACGCCCTCTTGAACGATCCCCACGTCGACGCCGTGTACGTCACGCTTCCTCCTGCCTTGCACGCGCCTTGGACATTGCGCGCCCTCGCGGCGGGCAAGCACGTCTTGTGCGAAAAGCCGTTCGCGCATGACGCGAAGGACGCGCGAGCCATGAATCTCGCCGCGCGCGAGGCGGGATTGGTGTTGATGGAAGCGGCGATGTACCGCTTTCACCCTCAGTTCGAGCGCACCCAGGAACTGCTGAGCGAAGGCGTCGTGGGAGACGTTCGGGTCGTACGCGGCTCGTTCTTCGTGGATCTCGCCGCCTTCGCGCCGACCGACAACTTTCGCTGGCAAGGTGATATGGGCGGAGGGGCGCTCCTCGACCTCGGCTACTACCCGGTGAGCGCCGCTCGTACCCTGTTGGGCCGCGAACCGATCGAAGTGCTAGGCGTGGCGTCCTCGACGGCGAACGGAGTCGACGAGGCGTTCCATGGCGCCTTGAACTTCGGGGAGTCGACGTGGTCGAGCGTCGATGCCGCCTTCGCCCCGCCGTTTTGGCAGGGCCTCGAAGTGGTGGGCACGAAGGGGGTGCTGTCCTTGCCGCGGCCCTTTTTGCCGTTCGAAGACGAGTTCCTGACGATCTTCGTGAACGGCGAGGCGCAGTCCGTTCGCTCGGCGAATCATTACCAACGCATGGTGGAACACTTCGCGGACGTCATCTTGCGTGGTGTGCCGCTGCGGTACGGACCTGAAGAGGCGGTCGCTCAAATGGCTGTTTTGGACGCCCTCGGACGTTCGGCGCGGCAAGGAAGTCGCGTGTCGCTCGGCGAAGGTCACGAGGCACGTTCGAACTCGGTCGCGCGGGAAGCGACGTTGCAGGAGCCTGAAGCGTAG
- a CDS encoding ABC transporter ATP-binding protein gives MTVRVFWEARWAPIGRLVRRTALTLWSAQPRLAVSFVLILIVRGGMAPLSLWLIKGLVDAISHGHAADTVRILLVLGVAVLATQVLHVQSLLLQASLNERFTAHVELMLMRHANRVVDLRLFEDPAFHDRLQLLSRQAGQRPMGLLAALSNLLPSALTTVGLLGLLGWIVWWAPLLLVLGAVPLGQANARLQRASWQMQLERSGSNRSMRYFSGLAVSEAHAKEIRLYGLAEFFEQRYVEAFERSHADALRQRRRLLIMPLLAACAFVAVNGITFAWVTSRALSGELGIGVLVLALQVLVSLLVYVGGVAGSLGVLRGHLHFFQELFGFLDQPATLLGQANLPVPPSPWRDGLEFERVSYHYPEGQGGVFDLTFTLRHGERVAIVGENGAGKTTLLKLLCRFMDPSSGTIRVNGRPLADIDVEAWRSRIAAVLQDFGRYHLSVSENIGLGDVQHRTDEARVSNAARRARLHEDVEGLPSGYATLLGVSFGGMDFSGGQWQKLGVARAFMREADVVLFDEPTSALDARAEADLFERVEELSDGKIVVIVTHRLASIRSVDRILVLQRGQLVEQGTHAELMARRGEYARLYELQASRYTPNAP, from the coding sequence ATGACGGTCAGGGTGTTTTGGGAAGCTCGGTGGGCGCCGATCGGCAGACTCGTTCGCCGAACGGCGCTCACCTTGTGGTCCGCGCAGCCTCGCCTCGCCGTCTCGTTCGTGCTGATCTTGATCGTGCGTGGCGGCATGGCGCCGTTGAGCTTGTGGCTCATCAAAGGGCTGGTAGACGCGATTTCGCACGGTCACGCGGCGGACACCGTTCGAATCCTGCTGGTGTTGGGCGTCGCCGTCTTGGCGACTCAAGTGCTGCACGTGCAAAGCCTGTTGCTGCAAGCGAGCTTGAACGAGCGATTCACGGCGCACGTGGAGTTGATGTTGATGCGGCACGCCAACCGCGTGGTCGATTTGCGTCTTTTCGAGGACCCGGCGTTTCATGACCGTCTGCAACTCCTGTCTCGTCAAGCGGGACAGCGGCCCATGGGATTGCTCGCCGCGCTCTCGAATCTGCTGCCGAGCGCCTTGACGACCGTCGGACTGCTGGGCTTGCTGGGATGGATCGTTTGGTGGGCTCCCCTTTTGCTGGTGTTGGGCGCCGTGCCGCTCGGCCAGGCGAACGCCCGCCTACAACGCGCCTCGTGGCAAATGCAGCTGGAACGGTCCGGTTCGAATCGTTCGATGCGGTACTTCAGCGGTTTGGCTGTCAGCGAGGCGCACGCGAAGGAAATTCGCTTGTACGGTCTGGCGGAATTCTTCGAGCAGCGTTACGTGGAAGCCTTCGAGCGTTCACACGCTGACGCCTTGCGTCAGCGTCGGCGCTTACTGATCATGCCCTTGCTCGCCGCGTGTGCCTTCGTGGCCGTGAACGGCATCACCTTCGCGTGGGTCACGTCGCGCGCCCTTTCGGGCGAATTGGGAATCGGCGTGTTGGTTTTGGCGTTACAAGTGCTGGTGTCGCTGTTGGTGTACGTGGGAGGCGTGGCCGGATCGCTGGGTGTGCTGCGCGGTCACTTGCACTTCTTCCAAGAGCTGTTCGGATTCCTCGATCAGCCTGCCACCTTGCTCGGTCAGGCGAACTTGCCCGTGCCGCCCTCGCCTTGGAGAGACGGCTTAGAGTTCGAGCGCGTCTCGTACCATTACCCGGAAGGTCAGGGCGGGGTGTTCGACTTGACGTTCACCTTGCGGCACGGAGAACGCGTTGCCATCGTCGGTGAAAACGGGGCCGGCAAGACGACTCTTTTGAAGTTGCTGTGCCGCTTCATGGACCCCAGTTCGGGCACGATTCGAGTGAACGGGCGGCCACTCGCGGACATCGACGTCGAGGCGTGGAGGTCGCGTATCGCCGCCGTCTTGCAAGACTTCGGTCGGTATCACTTGTCGGTGAGCGAAAACATCGGGCTTGGCGACGTGCAGCATCGTACGGACGAGGCCCGCGTGTCGAATGCGGCGCGTCGAGCTCGGCTCCACGAGGACGTGGAGGGCTTGCCGTCCGGATATGCCACCTTGCTGGGCGTGTCGTTCGGAGGAATGGATTTTTCAGGCGGTCAATGGCAGAAGCTCGGCGTCGCGCGGGCGTTCATGCGTGAAGCGGACGTCGTTCTGTTCGACGAACCTACGTCGGCGCTCGACGCGAGGGCGGAAGCGGATCTTTTCGAGCGCGTCGAAGAGCTTTCCGACGGCAAGATCGTCGTGATCGTCACGCACCGCTTGGCGAGCATTCGAAGTGTGGATCGAATCCTGGTGCTTCAGCGAGGTCAGCTCGTCGAGCAAGGCACCCACGCCGAACTCATGGCGCGCCGAGGTGAGTACGCGCGTCTGTACGAATTGCAAGCCTCGCGTTACACGCCCAACGCTCCGTGA
- a CDS encoding lasso peptide biosynthesis B2 protein, with protein MNASMSLASLEHFLLGTSSTLPSRTLLEVTKLVGYAFVHASPDTPDRSQLRFAYRLAAARHEVTKAELIPLLRAWRDASIDVLLIKGFALAEFEYAASGARHYGDIDIVIHDENTAVAERLARRLGWRVDWRRPPGAWFDHEVLRLVSPSGVAHVEVQRHPTQRTLLGQSRQRRVQRLSWQAARRVTWEGMDVHLLSPVDAVLVPLVLGRAWYCDPSERWVFKPQDYTDMQQLIERHGVTLEAVTARAEQFGARRTLLQVLKILDPWRRHVRLERLTAPERAAFDASIREERGDVELDWRMVRAWDLSTLVLTKFPLYLADMTRELPHYLAVRAMLRPESNVHALFEKLDELPFGSSPTIDVQRVARGVKWTMWLYGKREDVCLPRSLTLYVALRRYGYRPVFVSGVRRVGGAVVGHAWIELDGKPLRYFDAEFVRRRYTVNIEHASP; from the coding sequence GTGAACGCTTCGATGTCCCTCGCTTCGCTCGAACACTTTCTGCTGGGCACGTCGTCGACCTTGCCGTCCCGAACGTTGCTCGAGGTGACCAAGCTCGTCGGGTACGCGTTCGTTCACGCGTCGCCCGACACACCGGATCGCTCGCAGCTTCGGTTCGCCTACCGCCTGGCGGCGGCACGTCATGAAGTGACGAAGGCCGAGTTGATTCCGCTGCTCCGCGCTTGGCGGGACGCCAGCATCGACGTGCTCCTCATCAAAGGTTTCGCGCTCGCCGAGTTCGAGTACGCCGCTTCCGGTGCCAGGCACTACGGCGACATCGACATCGTGATTCACGACGAGAACACGGCAGTCGCGGAGCGGCTCGCGCGGCGCTTGGGGTGGCGAGTGGACTGGCGCCGTCCGCCCGGAGCGTGGTTCGACCACGAGGTGCTTCGCTTGGTGTCCCCGAGCGGCGTGGCGCACGTGGAAGTTCAGCGACACCCCACGCAACGGACGTTGCTCGGTCAATCACGGCAACGCCGCGTGCAACGCTTGTCTTGGCAAGCCGCGCGACGCGTGACTTGGGAAGGAATGGACGTCCACCTGCTCTCGCCTGTCGACGCCGTGCTGGTGCCGCTCGTCTTGGGACGCGCCTGGTATTGCGATCCGAGCGAGCGGTGGGTGTTCAAGCCGCAAGACTACACGGACATGCAGCAACTGATCGAACGTCACGGCGTGACGCTCGAGGCGGTGACGGCGCGGGCCGAGCAATTCGGCGCTCGGCGCACCTTGCTGCAAGTCCTGAAGATCCTCGATCCTTGGCGCCGACACGTTCGCCTCGAGCGGCTGACGGCGCCTGAGCGAGCCGCATTCGACGCCAGCATTCGAGAAGAACGAGGTGACGTCGAGTTGGACTGGCGAATGGTGCGGGCTTGGGACTTGTCGACGCTCGTCTTGACGAAGTTTCCGCTGTACCTCGCCGACATGACGCGGGAGCTTCCGCATTACCTCGCCGTGCGCGCCATGCTGCGTCCCGAGAGTAACGTTCACGCTTTGTTCGAGAAACTCGACGAGCTCCCCTTCGGTTCGTCGCCGACGATAGACGTGCAGCGTGTGGCGCGCGGAGTGAAGTGGACGATGTGGTTGTACGGGAAACGCGAGGACGTCTGCTTGCCGCGCTCTTTGACGCTTTACGTGGCGTTGCGCCGCTACGGCTATCGACCAGTCTTCGTGAGCGGCGTTCGTCGCGTCGGCGGCGCGGTCGTCGGTCACGCCTGGATCGAGTTGGACGGCAAGCCTCTTCGCTACTTCGACGCCGAGTTCGTCCGAAGGCGCTACACCGTCAACATCGAACACGCTTCACCATGA
- a CDS encoding YdcF family protein, translating into MLPGLLLNVGLTDRVDLLAILVCAVCAVRRALRRMLLTSFVVVYLVGALVVLTPVLTPALRAMSVVQLPESADAIVVLGSSLQCERELLNTVGQERLIRGLELWAAGYAPNVVVSAQAPELFGANCPTMAQTAKAQARRLYPERFPVMLELPGVRDTFDESRAAAALVRARQWRRVLLVTSAWHEWRAKRLFEAAGVPEVIAVPTPDRSFDPALPTPADRLGALGVVFHEGIATLREYALGHLR; encoded by the coding sequence GTGCTGCCAGGCCTTTTGCTGAACGTCGGCTTGACCGACCGAGTCGACCTCTTGGCGATTCTCGTGTGCGCGGTGTGCGCCGTTCGGCGAGCTCTGCGGCGAATGTTGCTGACGTCCTTCGTCGTGGTGTACCTCGTCGGCGCCCTCGTGGTGCTCACACCCGTGTTGACGCCTGCCTTGCGCGCGATGTCGGTGGTTCAGCTTCCCGAGTCGGCGGACGCCATCGTCGTGCTCGGATCGAGCCTTCAGTGCGAACGCGAGCTCCTCAACACCGTCGGGCAGGAGAGGCTGATCCGAGGCTTGGAATTGTGGGCGGCGGGATACGCGCCCAACGTGGTCGTGTCCGCGCAAGCACCCGAGTTGTTCGGCGCGAATTGTCCGACGATGGCGCAAACCGCGAAAGCACAAGCGCGGCGCCTGTATCCCGAGCGCTTCCCCGTGATGCTCGAATTGCCCGGCGTTCGCGACACCTTCGACGAAAGCCGCGCCGCCGCCGCACTCGTTCGCGCGCGCCAATGGCGCCGAGTGCTGCTCGTCACGTCGGCCTGGCACGAGTGGCGCGCGAAGCGGCTCTTCGAAGCGGCGGGCGTGCCGGAGGTGATCGCGGTGCCGACGCCCGACCGATCGTTCGATCCGGCCCTACCCACACCCGCCGATCGCTTGGGAGCGCTCGGCGTCGTGTTCCACGAAGGGATCGCGACGCTTCGGGAGTACGCGTTGGGGCACTTGCGTTGA
- a CDS encoding UDP-glucose dehydrogenase family protein — protein MNVTIIGSGYVGLTTAVALALIGHRTRVYDIDNAKIEGLRVGRAPFYEPGLEEALQAAQANLQFEYEPSRAFENADVVMIAVGTPPTPAGGANLGYLYTALRDLTEHNTNHDVLVVTKSTVPVGTGSNVSAFYEQATGRTPLIASAPEFLRQGRALADTLYPERLVFGTRDPRALTLLRELYEPIISQTFEPPAYLPQPQQRSTVPAIECSIESAELAKYAANAFLATKISFANEIANVCDLVGGDVQDVMAVLGLDSRIGAQFLQAGLGYGGSCFPKDTRALAQLSNREGYSFKLLSATIEVNNDQRFRVIDKLERHFGTLQGKDITVLGLTFKAGTDDLRDAPSLDIIAELVSRGARVTAHDPVALDAAGKMLPAHVRLCSEAQEALKGADAALLVTEWPEYRALDWRAAQRSMRHNVIIDGRNALDHHLLAEIGFVYEGVGRVGRRALPAPTFV, from the coding sequence GTGAACGTCACCATCATCGGATCAGGCTATGTCGGTCTCACCACAGCGGTGGCTTTGGCCCTCATCGGGCATCGCACGCGCGTCTACGACATCGACAACGCCAAGATCGAAGGTCTGCGCGTCGGACGCGCCCCTTTCTACGAGCCGGGCCTCGAGGAAGCATTGCAAGCCGCTCAAGCCAACTTGCAATTCGAGTACGAACCCTCGCGAGCCTTCGAAAACGCCGATGTGGTCATGATCGCCGTGGGTACCCCTCCCACGCCCGCGGGTGGAGCGAACCTCGGGTACCTCTACACAGCGCTGCGCGACCTTACCGAGCACAACACCAACCACGACGTTCTCGTTGTCACCAAGTCCACGGTGCCGGTCGGTACCGGCTCGAACGTCTCGGCGTTCTACGAGCAGGCCACCGGACGCACCCCCTTGATCGCGAGCGCGCCGGAATTTCTCCGTCAAGGTCGCGCCCTCGCGGACACCCTGTATCCGGAGCGGCTCGTCTTCGGCACCCGTGATCCTCGCGCGCTGACTCTGCTGCGCGAACTGTACGAGCCGATCATTTCCCAGACGTTCGAGCCGCCCGCTTACCTGCCGCAGCCTCAGCAACGTTCGACCGTTCCCGCGATCGAATGCTCGATCGAAAGCGCCGAGCTCGCCAAGTACGCCGCGAACGCCTTCCTCGCCACCAAGATCTCCTTCGCCAACGAAATCGCCAACGTCTGCGACCTCGTCGGGGGAGACGTGCAAGACGTCATGGCCGTTCTCGGCCTCGACTCACGCATCGGCGCGCAATTCCTGCAGGCAGGACTCGGGTACGGAGGCAGCTGCTTTCCGAAGGACACCCGCGCGCTCGCACAACTCTCCAACCGAGAAGGCTACAGCTTCAAGTTGCTGAGCGCGACCATCGAAGTGAACAACGATCAACGCTTCCGCGTCATCGACAAGCTCGAACGGCACTTCGGAACCCTGCAAGGCAAGGACATCACGGTGCTCGGACTCACCTTCAAGGCAGGCACCGACGACTTGCGTGACGCTCCCAGCTTGGACATCATCGCCGAACTCGTGTCGAGAGGTGCGCGCGTGACCGCGCACGATCCCGTCGCCCTCGACGCGGCCGGGAAAATGCTTCCCGCCCATGTCCGTCTGTGCTCCGAGGCCCAAGAAGCCTTGAAAGGAGCGGACGCCGCACTGCTCGTCACCGAGTGGCCCGAGTACCGCGCGCTCGACTGGCGGGCGGCCCAGCGCTCCATGCGCCATAACGTGATCATCGACGGCCGTAACGCTCTGGATCACCACCTCCTGGCCGAGATTGGCTTCGTGTACGAAGGTGTGGGACGTGTGGGACGCCGGGCGCTTCCAGCTCCGACCTTCGTCTAA